GACCTGCACCACGCGGACCCCGAGTCGATCGAGCTGGTCGCCCCCGTCTTCGGGCACAGCGACGTGGCCGCCCCGGAGGCCGACCTCACCATCCAGCACTCCGGCGAGCCGCTCGGCGAGCGGATCGTGGTCGCGGGCCGGGTCCTCGACGCCGACGGCCGACCGGTGCGCCACCAGCTCGTCGAGATCTGGCAGGCCAACGCCTCGGGCCGCTACATCCACCAGCGCGACCAGCACCCCGCCCCGATCGACCCGCACTTCACCGGGGTCGGGCGGGTGCTGACCGGCGCGGACGGCAGCTACACCTTCACCACGATCAAGCCGGGTCCCTACCCGTGGAAGAACCACCACAACGCCTGGCGGCCGGCGCACATCCACTTCTCGCTGTTCGGCACCGAGTTCACCCAGCGGATGATCACGCAGATGTACTTCCCCGGCGACCCGCTGTTCGCCCTCGACCCGATCTACCAGGCGATCGTCGACCCGCGGGCGCGCGAGCGGCTGGTGGCGACGTACGACCACGAGCTGACGCAGGCGGAGTGGGCCACGGGGTACCGCTGGGACATCGTGCTGACCGGCAGCCACCGCACC
This genomic interval from Nocardioides scoriae contains the following:
- the pcaH gene encoding protocatechuate 3,4-dioxygenase subunit beta, which gives rise to MTTTPSLATQAQIDAEIASVSQEYAAAGVVETRTRVDYAPYRSSLLRHPTKDLHHADPESIELVAPVFGHSDVAAPEADLTIQHSGEPLGERIVVAGRVLDADGRPVRHQLVEIWQANASGRYIHQRDQHPAPIDPHFTGVGRVLTGADGSYTFTTIKPGPYPWKNHHNAWRPAHIHFSLFGTEFTQRMITQMYFPGDPLFALDPIYQAIVDPRARERLVATYDHELTQAEWATGYRWDIVLTGSHRTPMEDDL